tgaaagtgtctaatttgatgagatggaagcaaaatgtgttagatatgtaaatggacccttttagttggactaaatttataaTTAGCCCTTATTTTGATCTTATATATGCGATTTTACAGATTCACATATGGACAAATAAATCTGTGAATGAACCAAACCAATAACTTCAGGGGTTAGTGCTCCAAAATTTAGCAAAAGGACATCTTTTTGGATTAAGAAACAGTCAACTGAAGGAAATCTTTCACGAGGAAATTATATACGTGGTTTATAACTTTTACTCTGTTTTACATTTTGGTatataacttttattttcacaCAATAAAGTGTACGAGCGTATGGTGACTTTCTATTAAAATGTACAAtatgtaaaaatgaccggtcaacccagTCAAACTGACACATCACCAGTTTTTAACTCAACTTTTCATAAAAATGGAACCCACCATGTTCTTCAACCTTATattttcatctttattttctctttcctcgGTTTTCACTTTTCTCTCTAACTCCCCTCTCTCCCTAATTCTCCCTTTCACTCTCTATCTTTCCTCGGTTTTCACTTTTCTCTCTAACTCCCCTCTCTCCCTAATTCTCCCTTTCACTCTCTATCTTtcctctcctctctctctctaattctaTCTTTCTCTTTTTATGCTAACTGGAGTATTGTATTTTATGGCCATGTTATGGAATCCCAATGTCCTAATAGATAAAAAACTCAATTAATCTGGGAACAGACAGTTATGTCAGGTCTCTATATAGACGGAAGAATCGCGAAGGTCAAATACTGATGGTGGAATTaatttttgattttattttacatgATAGATCTTATTCTCAGTACCACTCATCTCAAATACTATAACAAATTCTTATTTTGGTAATAATTTGCGAAAATctccttttatttaattatcctATACAAACTTCTGTTAAAgagcttaatttttttttttttcatagttACATGAAATTTATTCTTCACTTgaactttatttacttcttgcCTTTGTCGTGTTCTACATGGCCATACTGATTGCTAGTGATGGtattgataatatatatattaattaggaTAATCTGTGTAATCATAACGAAGACAAAATCAATTTCAACTGAAAACTTGATTATTGAAATCGATGTTGAGAACTTGGATTTCTAAAAACTCTTGCTGGtttgagttagagagagaaagatagaattagagagagaggagagttagagagagaaatgatgTTTGCAAAAGAAAAATGGAGGGAAAGAAAATAAGAATGAAAATATAAGGTTGGATGAGATGGTGGGTCCACATTTTATAAAAAGTTGAGTTAAAAATTGGTGATGTGGCAGTTTGACTGGATTGGCCGGTCATTTTTAGTTGCTGTACATTTTAGTGGGAAGTCACTATAAGTTCGTATACTTTTATgtgcaaaaataaaaattgtacacCAAATTATGAAACAGAGTAAAGattgtacaccacatatgtaatttactcaATCTTTCACTAATTCTTCCACTATGCCAAATTTTTATTAGGACATTTGGTTTACCTATTTTTTACTATTGTTATTTGCTTGGTATTTGTTATTGGaaaaattgaattttcaaaACGCTACTTTTCATGAATAAAAGTCAAGCGGTAGTTGTCTAACCAAACGATTAAAGCTCACATTTTCAATATAATAAGGTAAATATGACGTTAAAATAGAGAAAACAAATACACTTTAAATTCTGGAAATAACAAAATTATCGAGCAACTTTTTTATGTTTGGTTTTTTCTCGtagataaattaatttttcattctttttttacCCGAGCCAGGTTCACGAAGGGAGTCATGCCCCTATGACAAATGTAGTTTAAAATGTAATATACTTTATATTTGTTGGATAGTACGGAGGGGCTACCATTGATGAGATCTGGCCCGATTGAATGGAAatactagggatggcaacggtaGGATACCCTCGGGTGATGCCCATCCCAAACTcttatccttttattttttaattacatgtATCCGTTcaattaccctaacgggtatactttttgcattaCATActcgtcccatttaattcgcgggtacccttacccgttaagaataaaaaaataaaacaaagaatattacaaatttaacaaagtataaatttaataaatcatttatctaaaaatcgaacaaattgaaccttaattaataagaataaagtagcttagtggtataattcaatggttgaaaaacaaaagctTGGGGTTCAAATCTTACgtattacatctaaaaaatagtgatatttattaatatataaaaaatttatgacgggtaacgcgTACCCTGAGTGTATTCCCATTACCCTAATGGGTAAttgttttgatctcatacccgtcctATACTCTTTTATACAGGATACGGATAGTCCGATTAGGATCGGGTAGTGCCGGATACCCGTGGGTACAATACCCGTTATCATCTCTAGGAAAGACATGAATTTTCATTCTGTATATAAGAAAAAGAAACGGTTCTTTTTCAAAGTTAGTTACAGTAATGCTAACAAACATATGGCAAAATTAAGAGATTTTACTTAGTGATCTCACACATTTACCGGGAAGGAAACCAGCTTGCGGATACCTTAGCCAACTATGGTATGATGGACACACACTTCACTTGGTGGGACTCAGTTCCTACCTTTTGTTCTTTTGTTTATTTCTGTAACCTTAGCGGTCGATGTGTCTATCGATTCGTCTAAACTCTCGTTGTtctcctttttctttcttttaacaATATTTTTGTCTTGAGTTTTGGTGCCTTGCCAGGGGTGCCAATCTAGTTCGGATGTCTGGTGGTCATCTTATCTCTTTTCCAAccttttaattgaaaaaaagatTGAGAGATTTTAGATAAATTGAAGTGTTTACCATTTTGAGCAACATCACAAAGCAAACCAAATTCAAAGAGATAAAAACATGTTATGCGAACTCTCTCTAGAAACTCACTACATCATTCTCACCATCACATTTATGtctagggatgtaaacggggcggggcgTGACGGGGCGAGGATTAGAGTTTCCATCCCCGTTCTCCGACTAAACAGGGAATCCCCATACCCGCCCCGCGAAACAAACAGGGACAAAATTCATCCATGCCCTCACCCTGCGGGTATCCCCGTTTACCcatttaaagtttaaaaaaatataggaaaaaagaaataaatgaaaagaatagagaaaaaaagaaagaaaataagagaatatgATAAACAAATAGATATAGAGTGAAATAGAGGTAAAACATTTGGATCAGATTAATCATAGGTTCAAGTTTTTCTATGcgtatttttcattttatatgatTAATAATATGTTATCGGGGATTAAAGGAATAATCCGTCGGGAATACCCGTTGGGCACAATACGAGGCGGGTTCGGGGATCCCGACGGGACGGGAATACCCTTTCCCATCCCCGCTAATGGGGCACATATTAGTCCCCGTCCCCGTCCCATAATAAAACGGGGCGGGGTCCCATCGGGGACGGATAATCCCCGTCCATTTACATCCCTATTTATATCCGGTTTATTCATTTTCTCCTTTGTTTAGCAAGTTGCACTTTCACGACAAACACATATCCAATATTAGCATTCGTATTTGAATGGTGATATTACTCCACTTGATGAATATATTCCAAAATTTCCTAATATCTAATCCGGCCAAATTCGTACCTGGAATAAAGTTGTCCATGCATGTATATTTTGCTCTCTTAATCAGGATTAAAAATCACTTGGACCTACAAGAAATGATTTGTCTGTCTGTTGTTGTTGAATATCTTCATGATACTCCCACCACAACAGCTCACAATTCATCCCAAATACATTGAATTATCACGTTTGCACTAAAACAGCCATTACAAATATTATGTACCTGTAATGGATTTACAGATTATTACAAGTTCATTTGTAACGCTTTCAATTACCCAATAAAATAACTATGGTTTTTCTAGTAGTGCCATGTGGAACCTTTCCTATTGTCAATGTATTTTCCTCCAAACAAGGTTCTTCTAAACAAACTGTACAAATATTTTCGGCTAAGAAAAGctctctcaaaaaaaaatctcataaGAAGTTTTTACCAAAGGAATGCATCTTGACACCATTTTAAATGATTGTTGGTGAGTGATTGACCAATTTGCAGATAGATTTTAGCTTAGTTAGTGGAATTCTtactaaaattattttaaagctTAGGTCTAAGTCTATAAaggtgaatatatatatatatgaatatgAATATTAAAAATAGGTTATTGATAGTAATAGTTTATTGAGAAAGCACGTGCAATCCTAACAATGGTAAGTTGGGATAAGagatataattaaataaaagtgGGTTGTAtctcctctctttctttcttggGGGCCTATAAATATGGAGTGGCTGAAACGAATCTTGGACATCTgagtcttcttcttctcctttatcttttatcttggtgttgagagagagagagagggagatgGATAATTATTTAGTATGGAGTGTGTGCCTGGGTTTTGTATTATTAGGTGTTGGAAGCAGAGGTGCTGCACCGAAGAGGCCTGTAGATGTGCCTTTTGGGCGCAACTATTACCCAACATGGGCTTTCGATCATataaagtatttgaatggaGGTTCTGAGATTCAGCTTATGCTTGACAAATACACAGGTACTGGCTTTCAATCCAAAGGAAACTACTTGTTTGGCCACTTCAGTATGCACATTAAGATGGTTGGTGGTGATTCTGCTGGAACTGTTACTGCTTTCTATGTAAGTCCTTCTTCACTTTCAACTAAATTAGACTTCCCGTTTTGTTATTAATTGGTTAATTTGAATGCAGCTATCATCTCAAAACAATGAGCATGATGAAATAGACTTCGAGTTTCTCGGTAACAGAACAGGGCAGCCCTACATCTTGCAGACAAATGTGTTTACTGGTGGAAAAGGAAACAAAGAGCAGAGGATCTTTTTGTGGTTTGATCCAACCAAAGCTTACCACACTTACTCTATTCTTTGGAACATGTATCAGATTGTGTAtgcaactctctctctctatctcgaCAGTATGTATTTGTTGTTATCTATCTTAATAAGGTAAGGTTGTGGGTGTAGGTTCTTGGTGGATGATATTCCGATCAGGGTATTCAAGAACAGCAAAGATTTAGGAGTGAGGTTCCCATTCGATCAACCCATGAAGCTGTACTCAAGCCTGTGGAATGCAGATGACTGGGCAACAAGAGGTGGATTGGAGAAAACAGACTGGTCAAAAGCACCATTTATAGCCTCATACAAAGGGTTCCATATAGATGGATGTGAGGCATCTGTGAACGCCAAGTTCTGCGAGACACAAGGAAAACGTTGGTGGGATCAGAAGGAGTATCAAGACCTTGATGCTGCTCAGTACCGTAGACTCAAATGGGTTCGCCAAAAGTACACTATTTACAATTACTGCACTGATCGTTCTCGATTTCCAACTACTCCTGTTGAATGCAAGCGCGATCGTGACATTTAATTTATGTATCCACTGCtcatttatttgttttcttgAATCAATTTATCcaatatcatttatttatttcctcAGCTTTCATCTCTTGAGTATATAATAAAAGTTTATGCTTGAAACCGTGTTTTGTTTTAGTATATATTTAGCATTGGGAATCCTCAAATCCTTGTCtatatatataggaataaaAACATTAACAAATGAAGTCAGTTGGCACTCTATATTACAGTTTTAAAACTTCAAGGCTAGTCTAAGATGTCATGTGCCTTGAAAAATGAATCATGTCACGAGGGAGGCTGTGTTTAATTTATACGTGAAACTCTTTTCATTTACAGAGGaattgagtgattaattgaGATTATACCTAACACATGGTAATGTCAGGGGTGTGAGTGTTTATACCTTTAACCCGAGATAATGAGGGTGATTAGTCTTAATTAATTTGAGTCTGAATCATACCTAGCTAAAATCTAGAAATAGTAGTAGTATATATTGGAGTTGGAGCATTGCATTGCATAGGGATGATAAATGTTCATTCCATTCCCGTAAAGAAAGGATCTGAATAAAATCAATAATTGATGAgcataaaataaaaaggaagcAGCATTAGACGACAGGCAGGCAGATAGATCTAAAAAAGAATTATTTGGTTCAAAACTTTAAATCAGTAATCATGTGGGGATGCATGTGAAGTTGAAGTTGTCACccaaaagagaaaaggagaagaagaagaaaacatcTTTTGCTCAATATTAAATTCAACAAACAGACTAACACCATAATAATCTGCTGACCCTATCAACAAAGAAACAAGATTAACAATATGGtctaaaatgtattttaaaactTTACCAAACATTTTAATACCAGCCACATCAATTCATCtttttctattaaattttttatcaattattttttaatataagctACTGATTTTTTCAAATGACtatactaattaattattcgTGTAACACATTAAGCTCTAATTAATGAGATGTTTCCTTTGGTTGATATTTATCCTATGTGCACCAAAAACTTATTATTACCATTAGACATGTTCTTATTAGACATGTCATTTATGTGAGTCTAATCCCATTGAATAAGGAAAAAAGCCAACATTTTTTAATCACTTTCGCTATAAGGGGATTTCATTgaataaggaaaaaaaatgtaatcTAACTTTAAATTACTTTCATCTGGCTTCATATTGCAATTTAACTATATGATTAAACAATATCTTTAAAGTGCTTAATCATATCATGAAACAAATAGAGAATGAATTAAACAAATAGAGAATgaattaaacaaaatttatctaAACCATGCAAAAGTGTtcaaaaatgaattataatcaagcaaaaaattcaaatcataatgaaaagaaaatatatatttttttttgttttaatcaCCGCCCAGATGGCTCCCAAGTGGCTTGTATGCGGTTTTTAGGCAGTCTTAAGGCATCCTAGGCACTGCCTAAGTGGTCAAAAAATGGCAAGAGGACCAAAAAATCGTCTAATGGACTTGGGTGATCCAAACCACCTTGCCCTTGAGCACTGGTGTTTAAGTACGAGACATTTGCAACTTCATAGTCTTCTAGAAGCAATCAATATCATTTTACTTTGGCTGAGTTTGTCGCTGCAACAACTTGTGCTTGTTAAGCAATTTGATTAAGGAGAATCCTCGGGAAACTGAAATTCACACAATTAGAAGCTACTACCATTTTTTGTAACAACATTTCTACAGTAAACTCTCAAAGCATCTTATGCTACAATGGAAGATCCAAATACATTGATGTGAATATGTATTTCTTGAAAGATCCTGATAATGAGAAATCAAATTAATCTATTGCGCAGGTTGCTTGCTGACATCTTAACCAAAGCTGCCAAGGAGTTTTTcatgaagataaaaaaaaaaaaaaaattgctagatGTCTAGCATTTGAATGCCTCCAACACTTTAAATAGAATGTTAGCAATCACTTTGCTCTCTTTTATTGCCTTTATAATGGCTTATACTTAGCCTTCATAATGAGTTTGAACATCAGCCCAAACTAAGAATGTACAAGAAACCTTGAATAGTTTCAAGGCACTTATCACAGCACAAAGGATTCAAGCTTTAACAGCATATCCACCTTTGTTTTAGAGCCAACCACGCAATAAAATTATATCTAGTAGTAAAACTTATAAATCACCACACAAACTTATAAAAACACCATTCTTACTAGGCTTCGAAATCACCCTTCACATTCAAAACACAAATTCTAACAACCTGCCAACCACTCTCAATGATATCATCACTTTCCATTTTGACCCCATACACCTGTTGAGGAATATCAGAGCATCTAAAATGGAAATATAAATCATAAAGAAAACTTCTTACCATTACACAAAACACAACCTCCTTTTAAGCTTATTTTGGACCACCCAAGTAGCCCATCCACTCAAGAGAACAAGCACTATCCTTTAGCAACATCACTCTTACCTTGCCAAACGAATTTACCACAACTCTCATCAATAAGCTCAACCATTCTGTATCAcaatctctttcttctttcaTCACATCACATGATTACACTAACCAAAGTAATCAATTCTCCAAATCGTATCAAAGAGGGATAAATAACATCACATTAATAGTGGAGATAGTAACATTCTTGAACACAAGATGAATTCCAATTTAAATTTAACATGACATCCCTTAAACAATAGACAAAATATGTGTTTCTTGTTTTATACACTTTCAAGCTATTATTAAGATAGAGAATTGAAATTATGCAGCAAGCAAACATGCTGAGTTTGGTTAAAATATGGACAGTAGAAAGTTTACAGTGGATAAAATGTTAAACTGGGCTATGTAAATAATAGCAAGAGAGCAATGCATTTGCAATCAAGTTTAGAAATTACCTCCTAAAATCATTTCTCTACTTTGCAATGCAACAAAGAATTTTACATGACACAAATAATCCAAGTGTGCAAAAGGAGCAATCAAGATATACGTATAACCACCTTGTTCTTCTTGCCAGCGGATAAAAGGAGAACTTTCCCATCCACAATATCATCAGCCTCAATTCTCTTACCTTCACTATCAACTCTGCTATTGTTCAAGTAGAGGCCGCCTTGCTTCAATAGGCGTCTTGCAGCTGATTTAGTCTCAAGCAAGCCAGAAGAAACTGACAGATCAACAAGAGAAAGATTGATAACTTGAACATAAGCTAAGGAGCAGGAAGGAACATCCTCAGCAATTCCTTCAATAGTTTTCCAGTCCAGTTTGGTCTCTGCTCCAGGTCTCAAGGCCTCAGTTGCCTTAACAGCCTCAACCAATCCTTCTTCACCATGAACAAAACGGGTCACTTCTTCAGCAAGCCTACGCTGAGCTGTGTTAGGCACATAACCAGGCCTCTTCATTCCCATTTCCAGTTCATCAATCTCCTTCAATTCCAAGAAAGTAAGCATCTTTAAGAACCTAATAACATCAGCATCAGGTACAGAGAACAAGTACTGGTAAAACTTGTAGGGAGATAGGAGTAATGGGGAGAGCCAAATGGCACCATTCTCTGATTTCCCAAATTTGGTACCATCACTCTTCAATAAAAGAGGGAATGTTAACCCATAGGCCTCAGCTCCATCTTTTGGCTGCAAAACTTTTCTAATAAGTTCAGTTCCAGCAGTTATATTTCCCCATTGGTCACTTCCCCCAATCTGAGCATTAACACCCTCATTTTGAAAAAGGTACACAAAATCATACGCTTGCAGAAGCTGGTATGTAAATTCAGTATAACTCATTCCTTGTTCAGATTCAAGCCTCTTTTTCACACTCTCCTTCGCCATCATAGTACCCACTCTAGCATACCTTCCCACTTGTTTCAGAAAATCCAGTAATCTAACATCTCTCCACCAGTCGTAATTATTCATAACAACAATTGGGCTGCTCAAACTCGAGTTCTTATTGAAAATTCTAGTTAGGGTTTCAGTAATTCCATTAGTATTCTTCTCCAAAGTATCGGCATCAAGCTCGGGTCTTTCTAGGCTCTTGCCAGAAGGGTCGCCGATTCTGGCGGTGGCGCCACCAATCACAGCGACAGCCTTGTGGCCGCACTTCTGGAACCAAGAAAGCACAATGATGCCAAGAAGATTACCTAAGTGTAAGCTCTCAGCAGTGGGATCAAAGCCGCAATAAACTTTGAGAGTAGTGTTAGAAATTGAAGAAGCGGACCTGAGATTTTCAGTGGTAATGGATTCAAGCAAGCCCCTTTCCTCGAGGATATCGACCAGGTTGGGCAGGCGAGGTGCTTCATGAGTTTGCGTGGGGTGCTGCGTAGCTGCAGATTGTAGGCATCTGAGAGGAGGGGTAGAGGAGAGGAAGATGGGATTTTTCCTGAGGAGACGTGGGTTTAAGTTAGTAGAATAAGAAATGGAAAAGGGAAAGAAGGAAGAGAAGAGTTTGAGATGGGATTGGGATTGGGAGGAATGGAGGAGTGTCCTCGCAGCCATTGGAGAAAGAGCTTTGCTGACTCTGCTGCCGTTTATGTGCCTTTGTTTTGTGATATGGCTTTTGGCTTTTCCTTTCACCTACAAATTGGTTGCTCCTCCTCCTCAGCCCATTTCACATTTGCTTGTGATTTCTTCTCAATATAACATACTAAATAAgttactaaaataatttttaaaaatttctcaaacaaaaaaaaattaatgtaaaagtatctatactatatataattgtGGAAGCTGAAAGAAAATGATAGAAGTGTTTTAAAGGCTTATTTCATTAGTTGTCAAACATTTAAAAATCAACATTAAaaagaattttaattaattaaagttttatatttaataaaataatataattaatttgattataaaattCGAATGAGTTATGAGTGGATGATATTAATGCATAATAAAACATATAGAGAATTTGTATAGTTGGATGTataatctttaatatatataatgaatttacaattattattattatatttaatatctATTAGTGGGAAATAGATAGGTGATTTCGTATCCacctttttttaatattatatttaatattattatatatttaaatctttaataaatttattttttatttttttttaaagtttgcgcaatgcgcttacattaaagaagaaagaaaaatccccaccagacccgaatgtgattcgaacccattacctcccaaggcatatgtaagctctcaaccactaggctaagagcttcaccacttaataaatttatttgagAG
The window above is part of the Euphorbia lathyris chromosome 3, ddEupLath1.1, whole genome shotgun sequence genome. Proteins encoded here:
- the LOC136224620 gene encoding probable xyloglucan endotransglucosylase/hydrolase protein 5 is translated as MDNYLVWSVCLGFVLLGVGSRGAAPKRPVDVPFGRNYYPTWAFDHIKYLNGGSEIQLMLDKYTGTGFQSKGNYLFGHFSMHIKMVGGDSAGTVTAFYLSSQNNEHDEIDFEFLGNRTGQPYILQTNVFTGGKGNKEQRIFLWFDPTKAYHTYSILWNMYQIVFLVDDIPIRVFKNSKDLGVRFPFDQPMKLYSSLWNADDWATRGGLEKTDWSKAPFIASYKGFHIDGCEASVNAKFCETQGKRWWDQKEYQDLDAAQYRRLKWVRQKYTIYNYCTDRSRFPTTPVECKRDRDI
- the LOC136223975 gene encoding tyrosine--tRNA ligase, chloroplastic/mitochondrial-like, with the translated sequence MAARTLLHSSQSQSHLKLFSSFFPFSISYSTNLNPRLLRKNPIFLSSTPPLRCLQSAATQHPTQTHEAPRLPNLVDILEERGLLESITTENLRSASSISNTTLKVYCGFDPTAESLHLGNLLGIIVLSWFQKCGHKAVAVIGGATARIGDPSGKSLERPELDADTLEKNTNGITETLTRIFNKNSSLSSPIVVMNNYDWWRDVRLLDFLKQVGRYARVGTMMAKESVKKRLESEQGMSYTEFTYQLLQAYDFVYLFQNEGVNAQIGGSDQWGNITAGTELIRKVLQPKDGAEAYGLTFPLLLKSDGTKFGKSENGAIWLSPLLLSPYKFYQYLFSVPDADVIRFLKMLTFLELKEIDELEMGMKRPGYVPNTAQRRLAEEVTRFVHGEEGLVEAVKATEALRPGAETKLDWKTIEGIAEDVPSCSLAYVQVINLSLVDLSVSSGLLETKSAARRLLKQGGLYLNNSRVDSEGKRIEADDIVDGKVLLLSAGKKNKVVIRIS